Within Acidobacteriota bacterium, the genomic segment TCTTTCGCCATGCGCTCCTGGTCCAGCTCGAGGGCGGTCCCGATGCTTCCTTCGGCGAAGGCGGCCCGTTGAACGGGATCTCCCGGAGCCTCGGTGCGCTTGAGCCAGTCCACGATCTCCTCGCGGGAAAGGGGCTGAAAAGAAAAGGTCTGGCAGCGGGAGCGGATGGTGACCAACAGCTTTTGAGGATGGGCCGTGATCAGAATCAGTCGCGAGGTGGAGGGAGGCTCCTCCAGGGTCTTGAGAATGGAATTGGCAGCGGAATCGGTGAGCCTGTCGGCTTGATCGATGAGAAAGAAGCGCAGGCGTCCCTCGTAGGGGCGATAGTGGACCTCGCGGCTCATTTCGCGCATCGTCTCGATCTTGATGTTGGCGCCCTCGGGCCGGAAGAGCTGGATGTCGGGATGATTGCCGGAAGCGGCCTTGATGCAGGAGGGACAGCGCCCGCACAGATCTGCTTGCACCGGCCGGCGGCAATTGGCCAGGGCGGCCAGCATCAGGGCGCAGGTCTTCTTCCCTACGCCCTCCGGACCCGCGAAGATGGAGGATTGGGGCAGTTCGTCCATCTCGCGAAGCAGTTCGACGGTCTTCTCGTTGCCGATCAGTTCGGCCAGACGCTTCATGCCTTCTCCTCCGCTTGCGGCCTGGCGCGGGCGGTCACTCCAAGCAGCTCGACCTGCCTCCAAACTCGCCCGAAAAC encodes:
- the holB gene encoding DNA polymerase III subunit delta': MKRLAELIGNEKTVELLREMDELPQSSIFAGPEGVGKKTCALMLAALANCRRPVQADLCGRCPSCIKAASGNHPDIQLFRPEGANIKIETMREMSREVHYRPYEGRLRFFLIDQADRLTDSAANSILKTLEEPPSTSRLILITAHPQKLLVTIRSRCQTFSFQPLSREEIVDWLKRTEAPGDPVQRAAFAEGSIGTALELDQERMAKDRELMIGLLERWTAEQSFARLFFQCEDKALQPHLKKRERVTELLDRLQSLGEDLYFLKIMTPRRVVNQDIAGRLEAVSERVALDWISGFLYHIAEARQEVEQYVNPLMCFETLWLKCPVRAGQAALSGTR